In Thunnus thynnus chromosome 11, fThuThy2.1, whole genome shotgun sequence, the following proteins share a genomic window:
- the LOC137192235 gene encoding heat shock 70 kDa protein 12A-like: MGDSYIIAIDFGTAYSGYAFSLTSSEDQIEPNLKRWGKELGLDTPKTPTCILFNEDEEFIKFGYEARAAYIKMCGEEAKQHYYFEAFKMALYGKKLDRDVTIKAANGKSMNAMKVFTAALSYLKEDALTTISVNTAGMKFIASDFTWVLTVPAIWDSSAKQFMREAATKAGIVSNGTDDRLVIALEPEAASVWCMKLPAEGFIAENHDKAALEQTPGTRYIVVDCGGGTIDITVHEVLDGGALKELHKVSGNDMGGQTVDKKFKDFLKEIFSDGVWDEYEKKHPSQVQKMMYDFTYLKQVDDEVQIACTFNLGTLAQGRQQMEKYFDKVRGASWNDGSIKISKEKLRSFFDESLRGITKSLREILNKDLNVEYILLVGGYASSMILRRHITDQFSSQCKVLCPFRAQEAIMRGAVMFGRNPQVVASRKSAFTYGVAVAQRFDESKHKAEKKFTTEEGDWCKDIFNKLVEECEDVDWNETREHIFTPIRANQTEMRLRFYRTERKNPEYVDDWGIEKVGSFDVSMPDTKGGMKREVKLEIKFGSTEITATATDKVSGSKGSIKIDFMTKA, from the exons ATGGGTGACTCATATATCATAGCGATAGACTTCGGCACTGCGTACAGTGGATATGCTTTCAGTCTAACATCCAGTGAGGATCAGATTGAACCCAATTTGAAGCGGTGGGGAAAAGAGCTGGGACTGGATACCCCAAAGACTCCGACCTGCATCCTGTTCAATGAAGATGAAGAATTTATCAAGTTTGGTTATGAAGCCAGAGCAGCATATATCAAGATGTGTGGAGAAGAGGCAAAGCAACACTACTACTTTGAAGCCTTCAAGATGGCCCTCTATGGCAAA AAACTCGACAGGGATGTGACGATTAAAGCTGCAAACGGAAAGTCAATGAATGCCATGAAGGTCTTCACAGCAGCTCTGAGTTACCTGAAGGAAGATGCACTGACAACCATTAGTGTCAACACAGCAGGGATGAAGTTCATTGCCTCTGATTTCACCTGGGTGCTGACTGTACCTGCGATCTGGGATTCTTCAGCTAAGCAGTTCATGAGAGAAGCTGCAACTAAG GCTGGTATTGTGTCCAATGGAACAGATGACAGACTGGTGATAGCACTGGAACCAGAGGCAGCCTCAGTCTGGTGTATGAAGCTGCCAGCTGAAGGTTTCATAGCAGAGAATCATGACAAAGCCGCACTGGAGCAAACTCCAGGAACACGGTACATTGTTGTTGATTGTGGAG GTGGAACCATTGACATAACTGTACATGAAGTGCTGGATGGAGGAGCCCTGAAGGAGCTGCACAAGGTCTCTGGAAATGATATGGGAGGACAAACTGTTGACAAGAAATTCAAAGATTTCCTCAAAGAAATCTTCTCTGATGGTGTCTGggatgaatatgaaaaaaaacatcccagTCAGGTTCAGAAGATGATGTATGATTTCACATATCTCAAACAAGTAGATGACGAAGTTCAGATCGCCTGCACATTTAACCTAGGAACATTAGCTCAGGGAAGGCAACAAATGGAAAAGTACTTTGATAAAGTTCGAGGTGCGTCCTGGAATGATGGGTCAATCAAAATCTCAAAAGAGAAACTGAGGTCTTTCTTTGATGAGAGTCTGAGAGGCATCACCAAGAGTCTCAGGGAAATCTTGAACAAAGATTTAAATGTTGAGTACATTCTGTTAGTGGGAGGTTATGCTTCAAGCATGATTCTGCGTCGACACATTACTGATCAGTTTAGTAGTCAGTGTAAAGTTCTGTGCCCTTTTAGGGCTCAAGAAGCAATCATGAGGGGGGCCGTAATGTTTGGAAGAAACCCACAGGTGGTGGCATCCCGGAAAAGTGCCTTCACTTATGGGGTTGCTGTCGCTCAGAGGTTTGATGAGTCCAAGCATAAGGCAGAAAAGAAATTCACAACTGAAGAGGGTGATTGGTGTAAGGATATCTTCAATAAACTGGTGGAAGAATGTGAAGATGTTGATTGGAATGAAACCAGAGAGCACATCTTTACACCAATAAGAGCTAATCAGACAGAGATGAGGCTGAGATTTTATCGCACTGAGAGAAAGAATCCAGAGTATGTGGATGACTGGGGAATAGAGAAAGTTGGTTCATTTGATGTTAGCATGCCTGATACTAAAGGTGGCATGAAGCGTGAGGTCAAATTGGAAATTAAGTTTGGATCCACAGAGATAACAGCCACAGCCACTGACAAGGTTTCTGGGTCAAAAGGATCAATCAAGATCGACTTCATGACAAAAGCATGA